In a single window of the Cryptococcus tetragattii IND107 chromosome 1, whole genome shotgun sequence genome:
- a CDS encoding glutathione synthetase: protein MSTTTALPQWPPSLTEDHLRSLTLLSSLWSLSHGFTLLPQSPTNPPTSGIPAPLSLLPTPFPRQLYDLAVSLQPIYNALYARIALDWEFLDRVMGGSVSKVDDFQGELWRGWKSVRDQLVQKKQLGLFRSDYLLHEQEGGLGIKQVEFNTIAASFGALSQRAGELHKYLAKATRNYYDVSPHLSSPANYPTNEPLKKLAAGLAAAWKAFGDEQAVVLFVVQDAERNVFDQKWLEFELLEAHGIHSVRRTFSELSTFSLPSSSDLILPPSSQSFPPLRVAVIYYRSAYTPTDYPTGKEWATRTVLEKSTAIKCPSMALQLAGAKKIQQVLTEDGVLEDFLLGPERPDVGFGKGAGSLTKKDVDDLRSTWIGLYSMDNSSLGQQANQLALQEPERFVLKPQREGGGNNIYRESIPSFLESLAATPVAEGEPDKKEGYILMELIQPPRKLENWLVRGGEGKPRKGEVVSELGVYGVALFGGEETLNERAGTLLRTKGRESDEGGVAIGISSIDSPLLVD from the exons ATGTCTACCACTACCGCGCTCCCACAGTGGCCGCCTTCCCTCACAGAAGACCATCTCCGCTCGCTCACActcctctcatccctgTGGTCTCTCTCACACGGCTTCACGCTCCTCCCACAGTCCCCGACAAACCCACCCACATCCGGCATCCCCGCTCCCCTCTCACTCCTCCCCACCCCATTCCCGCGCCAACTCTACGACCTCGCTGTATCCCTTCAGCCGATCTACAATGCCCTCTATGCACGTATTGCCCTTGATTGGGAGTTTCTTGATCGCGTAATGGGCGGATCGGTCAGCAAGGTCGATGATTTCCAGGGCGAGctttggagaggatggaagagtgTGAGAGATCAGTTggtgcagaagaagcagctgGGATTGTTCAGGAGTGATTACCTCTTGCATGAGCAGGAGGGAGGACTGGGTATCAAGCAGGTCGAGTTTAATACTATCGCTGCCAGCTTTGGCGCCCTGAGCCAAAGAGCCGGTGAGCTGCACAA GTATCTCGCCAAGGCTACTCGCAACTACTATGACGTCTCTCCTCACCTCTCCAGCCCCGCCAATTACCCTACCAACGAACCACTCAAAAAGTTGGCTGCCGGTTTGGCTGCAGCATGGAAAGCCTTTGGCGATGAACAAGCTGTAGTGCTTTTTGTCGTCCAGGATGCAGAGCGGAATGTGTTTGACCAAAAGTGGCTAGAGTTTGAGCTTTTGGAAGC TCATGGTATCCACTCTGTCCGTCGAACATTCTCCGAATTATCCACTTtctccctcccttcctcctccgacctcatcctcccgCCTTCGTCGCAGTCTTTCCCACCCCTACGCGTTGCTGTCATCTACTACCGCTCCGCCTACACCCCTACAGACTACCCCACCGGAAAAGAATGGGCTACCCGCACCGTTCTCGAGAAGAGCACGGCCATCAAATGCCCCAGTATGGCTCTCCAACTAGCCGGCGCAAAGAAGATCCAACAAGTACTCACTGAAGACGGTGTTCTCGAAGATTTCCTCTTGGGTCCCGAACGACCTGATGTCGGGTTCGGCAAGGGAGCGGGTAGCCTgacaaagaaggatgtcGATGATCTTCGTTCGACGTGGATAGGACTTTACTCGATGGACAACTCTTCCCTCGGACAACAGGCGAACCAACTCGCATTACAAGAACCTGAGCGATTCGTGCTCAAACCCCAACGGGAAGGCGGTGGGAACAACATATACCGCGAATCTatcccctctttcctcgaGTCTCTCGCTGCTACCCCTGTAGCGGAAGGCGAGCCAGACAAAAAGGAAGGCTATATCCTTATGGAACTCATCCAGCCTCCTCGAAAGTTAGAGAACTGGCTCGTcagaggaggggaaggaaaacCCAGAAAGGGAGAGGTCGTCAGTGAGTTGGGAGTGTATGGCGTAGCGCTCtttggtggagaggagacGCTTAATGAGCGGGCCGGGACGTTGTTGAGGACtaagggaagggagagcGATGAAGGGGGTGTAGCTATCGGCATTAGCTCCATTGACAGTCCTCTGCTCGTGGATTAG
- a CDS encoding actin-like protein ARP6 → MTTPPTLIIDNGAYEIKAGISGVDWEPRISPNSIARSRTEKKIYVGDEIDNCKDFSGIVYRRPFEKGMLVNWDAERIIWDRLFSPSVLNINPTETSLLVTEPYFNLPNIAETYDQMIFEEFEFQSYFRCTPAALIPYGGLYESEQGIPPQCTIVVDAGYSYTHVVPIRDGQIIWEHVKRIDVGGKLLTNHLKHLISFRQWNMIDQTHVVNSVREACGYVSLNWKGDIETCKANPRKNSIIQEYVLPDFSANSTSRTGYIRSGPNAAPPEQTDGTGEVSGKRKPEEEEQVLWMGNERFAGPELLFHPSDIGLKQTGLSETIAYVISQMPEELRGMFWAHIGIIGGLGNIENLGERLERDLQALCPVEYEIGIYEAFDPASPAYTSATALTSSEIYMSTYPITRAEYLEHGSTICRRKFGSFGAPAYNIDPPGFSSEVDAAAEVSDDEMEMRYAMGLESKKGGKGKRRKEEEEVTSGNWGGRRRRTMGLGGL, encoded by the exons ATGACCACACCCCCAACCCTCATAATAGACAACGGAGCCTACGAGATTAAGGCGGGTATATCGGGTGTTGATTGGGAGCCAAG AATATCGCCCAATTCCATAGCTAGATCAAGGACTGAGAAAAAGATATATGTAGGGGACGAAATCGATAACTGTAAGGATTTTTCTGGTATCGTCTATAGACGGCCGTTTGAAAAG GGAATGTTAGTAAACTGGGATGCTGAGAGAATAATATGGGATCGACTATTTTCACCCTCTGTGTTAAAT ATTAATCCTACTGAAACTTCTTTGTTGGTCACTGAGCCCTATTTCAACCTCCCCAACATAGCAGAAACGTACGACCAGATGATCTTTGAGGAATTTGAGTTTCAGAGCTATTTCAGATGTACTC CTGCTGCTTTGATACCATATGGTGGATTATACGAGTCAGAGCAAGGCATTCCTCCCCAGTGTACAATTGTGGTCGATGCCGGCTATTCATATACGCACGTCGTACCTATACGCGATGGTCAGATCATTTGGGAACACGTTAAGCG GATCGATGTCGGCGGCAAGCTCTTAACAAACCATCTCAAACATCTAATATCTTTCAGACAATGGAATATGATTGATCAGACCCATGTCGTCAATTCTGTAAGAGAGGCATGTGGCTATGTGAGCTTGAATTGGAAGGGTGATATTGAGACCTGCAA AGCAAACCCAAGAAAGAACTCAATTATTCAAGAATATGTCCTCCCTGATTTTTCAGCCAATTCAACTTCACGTACTGGCTATATCCGATCCGGACCCAATGCTGCTCCACCAGAACAGACAGACGGCACAGGGGAGGTGAGCGGTAAGCGAAAgccagaggaggaggagcaggtgCTTTGGATGGGAAATGAGCGATTTGCCGGCCCCGAACTCTTATTCCATCCCTCAGACATTG GACTAAAGCAGACTGGTCTGTCAGAAACAATAGCATATGTGATCTCACAGATGCCTGAAGAGTTAAGAGGGATGTTTTGGGCTCACATTGGAATAATTGGCGGTCTGGGTAACATCGAGAACTTGGGGGAAAGATT AGAGCGAGATTTGCAGGCTCTTTGCCCTGTTGAGTATGAAATTGGTATCTACGAAGCATTTGA CCCTGCAAGTCCGGCCTATACTTCTGCTACAGCTCTGACTTCATCAGAGATCTACATGTCAACTTATCCCATAACTAGAGCAGAATATCTTGAACACGGCTCCACCATCTGCAGACGCAAATTCGGGTCGTTTGGTGCTCCGGCTTACAACATCGATCCCCCTGGTTTCTCCTCAGAGGTAGATGCTGCAGCTGAAGTCAGCGACgacgagatggagatgaggtaTGCCATGGGTCTGGAAAGCAAGAAGGgcgggaaagggaagagaagaaaggaagaagaggaggtgaCAAGTGGAAACTGGGGCGGTAGGAGACGGAGAACAATGGGTCTCGGGGGGCTTTAG